Proteins found in one Bombus terrestris chromosome 1, iyBomTerr1.2, whole genome shotgun sequence genomic segment:
- the LOC100650354 gene encoding tropomyosin-1, isoforms 9A/A/B isoform X18, which translates to MSTQVQGTLLDVLKKKMRQTKEEMEKYKDECEEYQKRLQVEVIRREEAESEVAALNRRIQLLEEDLERSEERLATATAKLAEASQAADESERARKILENRSLADEERMDALENQLKEARFLAEEADKKYDEVARKLAMVEADLERAEERAEAGESKIVELEEELRVVGNNLKSLEVSEEKANQREEEYKNQIKTLTSRLKEAEARAEFAERSVQKLQKEVDRLEDELVHEKEKYKYICDDLDLTFTELIEKN; encoded by the exons ATGTCGACGCAAGTGCAGGGCACCCTTCTCGACGTGCTCAAGAAGAAGATGAGGCAGACGAAGGAAGAAATGGAGAAGTACAAGGATGAGTGTGAAGAGTATCAGAAGCGGCTGCAAGTGGAAGTGATACGCCGCGAGGAA GCTGAATCCGAAGTAGCCGCTCTGAATCGTCGTATCCAATTGTTGGAGGAGGACCTCGAGAGATCGGAGGAACGCCTCGCAACGGCCACTGCTAAATTGGCAGAGGCGTCGCAAGCTGCGGATGAGAGCGAACG AGCCCGCAAGATTCTCGAGAATCGCAGCTTGGCCGATGAAGAGCGTATGGACGCCCTCGAAAATCAGCTGAAGGAGGCCAGGTTCCTCGCTGAAGAAGCTGACAAGAAATACGATGAG GTCGCCCGTAAATTGGCCATGGTTGAGGCCGATCTAGAACGTGCTGAGGAACGTGCCGAGGCCGGAGAGTC GAAGATCGTCGAGCTTGAAGAAGAGCTGCGCGTAGTTGGCAACAACCTGAAATCCCTCGAGGTTTCCGAAGAGAAG GCCAACCAGCGTGAAGAGGAGTACAAGAACCAAATTAAGACTCTTACCTCTCGCCTGAAGGAG GCTGAAGCTCGTGCCGAGTTCGCAGAAAGATCCGTGCAGAAATTGCAGAAGGAGGTCGACAGGCTCGAAG ACGAGCTTGTACACGAGAAAGAAAAGTACAAATACATCTGCGACGATCTGGACCTCACCTTCACCGAGTTGATcgaaaagaattaa
- the LOC100650354 gene encoding tropomyosin-1, isoforms 9A/A/B isoform X21, with amino-acid sequence MSTQVQGTLLDVLKKKMRQTKEEMEKYKDECEEYQKRLQVEVIRREEAESEVAALNRRIQLLEEDLERSEERLATATAKLAEASQAADESERIRKALENRTNMEDDRVSLLEQQLAQAKLIAEEADKKYEEVARKLVMMEQDLERAEEKAELSEGKIVELEEELRVVGNNLKSLEVSEEKATQREETFVGQVKILDSQLKEAEARAEFAERSVQKLQKEVDRLEDDLAAEREKNKLLQEEMEATLHDIQNM; translated from the exons ATGTCGACGCAAGTGCAGGGCACCCTTCTCGACGTGCTCAAGAAGAAGATGAGGCAGACGAAGGAAGAAATGGAGAAGTACAAGGATGAGTGTGAAGAGTATCAGAAGCGGCTGCAAGTGGAAGTGATACGCCGCGAGGAA GCTGAATCCGAAGTAGCCGCTCTGAATCGTCGTATCCAATTGTTGGAGGAGGACCTCGAGAGATCGGAGGAACGCCTCGCAACGGCCACTGCTAAATTGGCAGAGGCGTCGCAAGCTGCGGATGAGAGCGAACG GATACGCAAGGCACTCGAAAACCGTACCAATATGGAAGATGACCGAGTATCCCTGTTGGAGCAACAGCTAGCACAGGCTAAACTGATCGCCGAGGAGGCGGATAAAAAATACGAGGAG GTTGCCAGAAAACTAGTCATGATGGAGCAGGATCTTGAGCGCGCCGAGGAAAAGGCAGAACTTTCGGAAGG GAAGATCGTCGAGCTTGAAGAAGAGCTGCGCGTAGTTGGCAACAACCTGAAATCCCTCGAGGTTTCCGAAGAGAAG GCGACGCAAAGAGAGGAGACTTTCGTGGGCCAGGTGAAGATTCTGGATAGTCAATTAAAAGAG GCTGAAGCTCGTGCCGAGTTCGCAGAAAGATCCGTGCAGAAATTGCAGAAGGAGGTCGACAGGCTCGAAG ACGACCTTGCCGccgagagagagaaaaacaaaTTGCTCCAGGAAGAGATGGAGGCCACCCTGCATGACATCCAGAACATGTAG
- the LOC100650354 gene encoding tropomyosin-1, isoforms 9A/A/B isoform X20, whose translation MSTQVQGTLLDVLKKKMRQTKEEMEKYKDECEEYQKRLQVEVIRREEAESEVAALNRRIQLLEEDLERSEERLATATAKLAEASQAADESERIRKALENRTNMEDDRVSLLEQQLAQAKLIAEEADKKYEEVARKLVMMEQDLERAEEKAELSEGKIVELEEELRVVGNNLKSLEVSEEKANQREEEYKNQIKTLTSRLKEAEARAEFAERSVQKLQKEVDRLEDELVHEKEKYKYICDDLDLTFTELIEKN comes from the exons ATGTCGACGCAAGTGCAGGGCACCCTTCTCGACGTGCTCAAGAAGAAGATGAGGCAGACGAAGGAAGAAATGGAGAAGTACAAGGATGAGTGTGAAGAGTATCAGAAGCGGCTGCAAGTGGAAGTGATACGCCGCGAGGAA GCTGAATCCGAAGTAGCCGCTCTGAATCGTCGTATCCAATTGTTGGAGGAGGACCTCGAGAGATCGGAGGAACGCCTCGCAACGGCCACTGCTAAATTGGCAGAGGCGTCGCAAGCTGCGGATGAGAGCGAACG GATACGCAAGGCACTCGAAAACCGTACCAATATGGAAGATGACCGAGTATCCCTGTTGGAGCAACAGCTAGCACAGGCTAAACTGATCGCCGAGGAGGCGGATAAAAAATACGAGGAG GTTGCCAGAAAACTAGTCATGATGGAGCAGGATCTTGAGCGCGCCGAGGAAAAGGCAGAACTTTCGGAAGG GAAGATCGTCGAGCTTGAAGAAGAGCTGCGCGTAGTTGGCAACAACCTGAAATCCCTCGAGGTTTCCGAAGAGAAG GCCAACCAGCGTGAAGAGGAGTACAAGAACCAAATTAAGACTCTTACCTCTCGCCTGAAGGAG GCTGAAGCTCGTGCCGAGTTCGCAGAAAGATCCGTGCAGAAATTGCAGAAGGAGGTCGACAGGCTCGAAG ACGAGCTTGTACACGAGAAAGAAAAGTACAAATACATCTGCGACGATCTGGACCTCACCTTCACCGAGTTGATcgaaaagaattaa
- the LOC100650354 gene encoding tropomyosin-1, isoforms 9A/A/B isoform X19 — MSTQVQGTLLDVLKKKMRQTKEEMEKYKDECEEYQKRLQVEVIRREEAESEVAALNRRIQLLEEDLERSEERLATATAKLAEASQAADESERIRKALENRTNMEDDRVSLLEQQLAQAKLIAEEADKKYEEVARKLAMVEADLERAEERAEAGESKIVELEEELRVVGNNLKSLEVSEEKANQREEEYKNQIKTLTSRLKEAEARAEFAERSVQKLQKEVDRLEDELVHEKEKYKYICDDLDLTFTELIEKN, encoded by the exons ATGTCGACGCAAGTGCAGGGCACCCTTCTCGACGTGCTCAAGAAGAAGATGAGGCAGACGAAGGAAGAAATGGAGAAGTACAAGGATGAGTGTGAAGAGTATCAGAAGCGGCTGCAAGTGGAAGTGATACGCCGCGAGGAA GCTGAATCCGAAGTAGCCGCTCTGAATCGTCGTATCCAATTGTTGGAGGAGGACCTCGAGAGATCGGAGGAACGCCTCGCAACGGCCACTGCTAAATTGGCAGAGGCGTCGCAAGCTGCGGATGAGAGCGAACG GATACGCAAGGCACTCGAAAACCGTACCAATATGGAAGATGACCGAGTATCCCTGTTGGAGCAACAGCTAGCACAGGCTAAACTGATCGCCGAGGAGGCGGATAAAAAATACGAGGAG GTCGCCCGTAAATTGGCCATGGTTGAGGCCGATCTAGAACGTGCTGAGGAACGTGCCGAGGCCGGAGAGTC GAAGATCGTCGAGCTTGAAGAAGAGCTGCGCGTAGTTGGCAACAACCTGAAATCCCTCGAGGTTTCCGAAGAGAAG GCCAACCAGCGTGAAGAGGAGTACAAGAACCAAATTAAGACTCTTACCTCTCGCCTGAAGGAG GCTGAAGCTCGTGCCGAGTTCGCAGAAAGATCCGTGCAGAAATTGCAGAAGGAGGTCGACAGGCTCGAAG ACGAGCTTGTACACGAGAAAGAAAAGTACAAATACATCTGCGACGATCTGGACCTCACCTTCACCGAGTTGATcgaaaagaattaa